A window of the Equus przewalskii isolate Varuska chromosome 10, EquPr2, whole genome shotgun sequence genome harbors these coding sequences:
- the AIPL1 gene encoding aryl-hydrocarbon-interacting protein-like 1, translating into MDDTLLLNVEGVKKTILHGGTGELPNFITGSRVTFHFRTMKCDEERTVIDDSKQVGQPMHIIIGNMFKLEVWEILLTSMRVSEVAEFWCDTIHTGVYPILSRSLRQLAEGKDPTGWHVHTCGLANMFAYHTLGYEDLDELQKEPQPLIFVIELLQVEAPSEYQRETWNLSNAEKMQAVPLLHGEGNRLFKLGRYEAASAKYQEAIVCLRNLQTKEKPWEVQWLKLEKMINTLILNYCQCLLKKEEYYEVLEHTSDILRHHPGIVKAYYLRARAHAEVWNEAEAKADLEKVLELEPSMRKAVHRELRLLEGRLEEKREEERLRCRNMLG; encoded by the exons ATGGACGACACTCTGCTCCTGAACGTGGAGGGGGTCAAGAAAACCATTCTGCACGGGGGCACGGGGGAGCTCCCAAACTTCATCACCGGATCCCGG GTGACCTTTCATTTCCGCACCATGAAATGTGATGAGGAGCGGACGGTGATAGATGACAGCAAGCAGGTGGGCCAGCCTATGCACATTATCATTGGGAACATGTTCAAGCTGGAGGTCTGGGAAATCCTGCTGACGTCCATGCGGGTCAGCGAGGTGGCCGAGTTCTGGTGCGACACCATC CACACAGGGGTCTACCCCATCCTGTCCCGGAGCCTGCGGCAGCTGGCGGAGGGCAAGGACCCCACCGGGTGGCACGTGCACACGTGCGGGCTGGCCAACATGTTCGCCTACCACACGCTGGGCTACGAGGACCTGGACGAGCTGCAGAAGGAGCCGCAGCCGCTCATCTTCGTGATCGAGCTGCTGCAG GTTGAGGCCCCGAGCGAGTACCAGAGGGAGACCTGGAACCTGAGTAACGCAGAGAAGATGCAGGCGGTTCCCCTCCTGCACGGGGAGGGGAACCGGCTCTTCAAGCTGGGCCGCTACGAGGCCGCCTCTGCCAAGTACCAGGAAGCCATCGTCTGCCTCCGGAACCTGCAGACCAAG GAGAAGCCCTGGGAGGTGCAGTGGCTGAAGCTGGAGAAGATGATCAACACGCTCATCCTCAACTACTGCCAGTGCCTGCTGAAAAAGGAGGAGTACTACGAGGTGCTGGAGCACACGAGCGACATCCTCCGGCACCACCCAG GCATCGTGAAAGCCTACTACCTGCGGGCCCGGGCTCACGCGGAGGTGTGGAACGAGGCGGAGGCCAAGGCGGACCTGGAGAAAGTGCTGGAGCTGGAGCCGTCCATGCGGAAGGCCGTGCACAGGGAGCTGAGGCTGCTGGAGGGCCGCCTGGAGGAGAAGCGCGAGGAGGAGCGGCTGCGCTGCAGGAACATGCTGGGCTAG